The DNA window ttgaatagtaTAGGAACCTATGGCATATTTCAACCAAGTTTAAACCACTGAGTTCAGAAATTTTCGTTTTCCTTTAAAAGGGtctattttaaagtttatttttttgcCATTGATGATATTGCAGATGCAGTATGTTCCCTGACATAATAGAGAAGACTACAACTGAGACTATTGTTCTTGGTGTGGCAACTCAGAAAATGTAAGTATCACATAGAGATAAAAAATGTTTAAAGTACCTGGGAGGTACCTATATTATAGGGATTGGATTAAATTAATCCCTCTATTATAAAATAGATCAATCTAGTAAGTCTAAATGTAATAGAGTTAAGATTTACTATATCAAAAATAtggtgaaaattattttttttcaattttagttcaattctaaataaaagatttcatttaaaaatattaattttgttaaacaataaatgatattttttaaacaataaatttaactatattttaatttgaaattatttgattctttttaatagtacatgAACTAAATTGATTGATCATTtaatagtagagggactaatttgatcaagtCCATATAATATAGAGACCTCCAAAATACATTGACAGATAAAAACAGGGTAAAgttatgttttgtttttcttttttttattacaaagATTTTGATTTGTGTTTTTGAATGCATGCAGGCACTTTGAGGGATCTGAGATGGGAGTTGGGGTTGAGGGTGGATGCCCGTGTGGAGACAACTGCAAATGCAACCCTTGCACTTGCGGGAAGTGAACAACAAAGAGAAGCAGAGTGGCCTTTGTcattttaactaaataaattcTATTACTTTAGTATGTATCAGCAAATCTTCATGAGGATTTGgttcttaattatgtgtaatGTGGCTTTTCTGCTATGTCAGAATGTATTATGATATTTAAGAAAGTTTGTTTTCTATTGAAAGAATGGCAGTTCCTTTCTCTTTGACTAAAGATGTTTGGAACAAGTATTGCACCATTGcacttttaagggaaaaatttaAGTTCAAACATTCACAAAATCTTAAAGGATTAATCTTTATAAAGTATAAAACGAATATAAAAAGATATCTTCATTTAAAAAGCACTGAGTGTAATGAGAAAGCACATTGTACTTTTAAAAGAAGAATTCAGGTTCAAACAATCACGAACTTcaaaaagattaatttttatggatcataaaatggacatgaaagatatttctatttaaaaattgTATGATGCAATGATAAAGCACGTTGCATTTTCAAAGGAAGAACCGGATATCAATGATATCTTGAGATTTTTATGCAGGATTGTAAGATCCCACCCTCACAAAACTTCTATTTGAATGAGTGATTGGTGGGGCGTTGAGGAGTGTGGTTTTTGGATGGAAATCAAAACCTAAGGAAAGAAGACCTTTTGCTTTTTGATTTAATGGTGGAAGTGAAAATAATGAAAGGATGGTCCGTATTACCAACCTATAATGCCTTCATTTATGTGCATTGAAAAGGACATAAAACAGTATATTGTGATGGGTTGAAATGGTCCTAACATTGTGTAAAAACAGGGTAATGCTAAGAGCACATAGGAAAGGTACATTTTACTACAATTCTGTAGTGACAGACTCAAGAATAATACAAATTGCTTTGGCCCCATCATCTCACAACTTGAAGTACATTATATTGCAATAAGAGAGGGCATTAATATTTCTAAAAAGATGAAGTCCTTAATCAAGATCTATAGGTGAAGGGTTGCTCTCCTATTGAAGATTGCTTTTCATGCAACAAAGATGGAGGCTTAAACTATAATGTTATGATGATGCACTTTCCTACCACTTTGATCAAAACACGAGACATTTTCTAAGTTGAACAATGCTGTAAATCACAAAGGCATTCATGAATTGAGAGCGGGGTCTAATAGACATAACATTAACATAGCTGATTCAAACTAGAAAGCAGTTGGGCATCGAAAATGTACAAATATCGGAGGTGGGAATTTGATTTGGTGCCAGTTCAAGGACAGTTTCATCGTCCCAACAGCGCAACACGATCCTTTTGTATTGCCATTGTCAGGTTGATGTCAAAGAGTTCACAACGTATAGGCATCTCTATCTCATAGAAGGGGTTCTTCAAGACATAATCCGTACCAACAAAGAGAAACAAGTGATCAAGTCTTCAAATATGCCAATTTTCTGAAAATACAATCTCTAAATATTAGAGTTCAATCCAACATCTTTTGATATAGATGTCTTTCTTTAGTTTTCTCTACAGCATGCTTATCATTTTATTCTTTATccttttaacatatatatttgaTACAATGCCTTTTTTCACCAATAAATCTCCCCAAATTCTTAAACCAAAGAAAAATACGAGCTTAAGCGTATTTAAACTTATGTCCTCTTGATTGTTGCAATAACAACAATACCAACTGAGCTAAAGCTCAATTGGCTTTCTAACAAGATGGGTTCCTTTTTTTCAAAGCGCTTGAAATCATAACCTAATACCTATGTTCGAAAATGCTTAGGACGTGggtactttaagaaaaataaatagtcTGAGCAACAAAGATTAATGCCACAATCAGTGaatgaatttctttccattttaatATCCTTTCTTCGAGTTGAAGAATAAACAATTACTCGAAAAGCATTAACTTACGGAGTATTTAATTGGCAACATTTCTAGTACACTATGGTCTTGAGCAAATTTCACAGATTTTCATTATCTTAATATGAATTCCTAATTCCatgttttagaaaagaaaaaaaaaagaggggggGGGAGCGAATTTCATTTCCAAGCATTCAAACAATGGCTGCACGAATTTCTACAACTTATCAACTTAGTGGGAAAATCAGATCTATAAATCAGTTTTTTCCATTCTTCTTTCGCACTTCAAAGTTTCgcagtaattaaattaaaacaagatGATACTAATTGATGTTTCGGGAAATATAATTTACCAGTAAGGGATTGAAAACAATGGAGATCAAATGTATCAACTTCAAGTAGCTCAATTCCCGAACAACCATTGGTAGGCAATAGTTGCTGTGAGATCGCGTGCATCGAATACCATAAACTAGCTACTCTCAAGCTATCATTCGTATCCATGCGTCCCTTTGATCCATAAtccttaaaaagaaaacaaaagaaaatgagtaAATATTCTCGAGAAACAAACAGGAAGTATCTCAACTTAGTGATACCTTATAGAAGATTAAACCCCCCGATTTATTGATTATATAGAGACTGTAAATCGCAGCCATTGtcaaaggaaaatcaaattcaaaaCCCTAAAACTTGTTAATTGGAAATTAAATAGTAGCTATTTTCTGTTTTTGATCTGGGAATTGCAAATGCAAGGTCGTTTTctgttttttaatttcaaaatttgttgACGTTTTTGCCCTCTCTTCACAAAGCAATTTactcttaagtataaaattacATCAAGGCTTGGCTCTGATGGCGCCACGTACGAGAAAAAGGGTGTTTTCGTAAATTAAAGAAAATCCGGTGGAgattataaatttgaaaatttttggtgGGGGGAGAACTTACCTACTCAAAGCGAAATGGCGGTGATGGAGAGTTCGAAACCAACGGTGGAGATCAACGGATTGAGCTTCACGTATCCTGGAATCGACGGTCATCCACCGCCGGGATCCAAGCCTCTTATCGACGGTTTCTCTCTCACCCTAAACGCTGGCGATCGGTGTCTCCTCGTCGGATCCAATGGCGCCGGTTAGTTAATCAGTAAATATTAACGGAGAAAATCGaagaaattgggaaaataataatgaaattcacaaattttatagtttttttcttttgtttatttgtttcaatgaaTGTTAGGGAAAACAACGATATTGAAGATTCTGGGAGGGAAGCATATGGTGGAGCCGCACATGGTTCGAGTATTGGGAAGATCCGCTTTCCACGACACCGTTTTGGCTTCCTCCGGTGATCTTTGTTATCTTGGAGGAGAGGTTAGTTAAgcatttctttttccatttttttttcttttttgtttgccTATGATTTTAGAAGATTTTGCTAATATAACGAAGTTATgatcaatttatttttgaaatgttgaatgaaCTGAAACGTATTTCATTGATACATAATTGGAGCCGAAACtgaacttttctggaaaaattcaTTTCTTTGGCTTTCATTTTTAGTTGCTCTGAACATTTTGATGCTTTAATTGTAGTTTGCATGAAGAAAACTTGTTTATGTTAAGATTATGTTAAGATCATTTCTTAGCTGAACCT is part of the Gossypium hirsutum isolate 1008001.06 chromosome D11, Gossypium_hirsutum_v2.1, whole genome shotgun sequence genome and encodes:
- the LOC107898831 gene encoding metallothionein-like protein type 2, translating into MSCCSGKCGCGADCKCGSGCNGCSMFPDIIEKTTTETIVLGVATQKMHFEGSEMGVGVEGGCPCGDNCKCNPCTCGK